Within Myotis daubentonii chromosome 13, mMyoDau2.1, whole genome shotgun sequence, the genomic segment TGGCAATTGTCCCCCCATTTCTTCaagttctcatttatttttttctaagcatTAGAAGGAAAAAACCCTTTAAATGGAAATTTTCAGTCATACTAAAAGTATCTCATTTCTCACAGTTAGTCAGcttcaataatttttattgaaagctcactggaggacattttttccattgatttttagagagggtggacgagagggagggagggagggagggagagagagagcgggagaggaaagaaagagagagaaacatccatgtgagagagatatatcaattggttgccttctgcacctgAGTCAGGACCAGGCCTGGGATTGAAGCTGCaatccaggtacctgcccttgaccagaatcaaacacagACTTTTCAGTGCTTGGGCCAGCACTCTTACCATtgggcacactggccagggcaacagccAGTCCTTTTAAGGAATTTGCTATAAATTGAAGCTGGGAAAAATAGGTTGGTAATTGGAGGGGATGTAGAGtcaaggaatttttttaaaagatgggtgtttttctagtatcctatataataaagagctaatatgctaattagactgcagCACAACCATCTGGACTACCTTCCGGACGACTGTCCAGATgactttccagatgaagccgggctgCGAGGCGCTGCGAGGGCCGgtcggggctgtgaggggctgcatgggccgagctccttgcatgaattttgtgcatcaggcctctatatttatataaatagagAGTATAAAGCTGATGGAGTGAtccaagagagagaaataaattacaggaaccatttcttttaaaaataaatgaaattaattttatcctAATCTGTGTACCCAATATCGTTattctatatatgtatatccttATGTATTAACCTATTTATTtcaaactagtggcctggtgcatggattcatgcacattgaaagaaagttaattagaagaaatattttagcatcactatttgccctttctgtataagagaagtgtcaaccaaattcacgatggACAATGGCAGGTCAAAACacgtgtgcaattggcaccagcaagagctttacatgtattgcacatgcacgagtcaatgtttatttttaaattactaatgtatgtcatatgtactggctggtTGGACGGTTGCACGGACggatggtcagtcacttagcgtTTTATATATAGATGAAGACAGTGGCTTGTGGGGAGAGGTGTTAAAGAACATTCCTTCCCCCCCAATTTGGTGAGATTTCATTAGTTCAAAACTGTAGTATTTATATGTGggtaacaaatttttttttataaattactagaggcccggtgcacgaaattcatgcaagagtaggccttcctttccctggctgccagcctgggcttccctctggcacctgggacccgggcttccctctggcacccgggacccctgctcacccaccacagcctgctggttggtggcctgggcctccctctgcagggagatCATGGAACAATGGCCGGGCCccaaccaattgcattgcacctgccttggctggcctggagccagtgggtgtcatagtgtggtcctggagggtcgtccagatggtcatctggatggttgtctggatggtcattccgctgttcagccgtttggtcgatttgcatattatgcttttattatataagattatgaaataaattaactggtcttttttgtttgttgttttttgttgctaACCTATTCTTCTCTGGTAATTTTCACCTGTTTATTTTTATCAGCAGTTTTACACAGTGCTTGCCCAGTAGTAGATTCTAAATTTTGATTTGGTAATCTCTAATATGGTAGTTTTACTATATGACCtttttactaaaaaaaagaaaaaattaaaaactttttaatttgaagTATAATTAAAGCACTTTAAAGGGGAAAATTTGATGGccactcttttcctttttttctaatgtACTTGACCATGCTTTTACTGTAATTGCTTCTGATTACTGAGTTGCTCTCTGAGATAAGTTCAGAAAATTAAGTTGAAAGCTCATATTACAGTTACAGCACTTTATGTGCCTCTTTTTGTGGTTCACTTATGTTTGGTACGTAGTTGTCAATATTTAGTGCTGGAATCATCGCAATAGCTTTTTAATCTTCTTTGTTGGTCTTCCTCCAGATTTTCTTCCCTTAGCCACTGATCCATGCTACTGACTTTGGATTTCTGAAACACAGATCTGATCAGGTTCTGTTATTGCTTAAAAATCTCCTGTGGCTCTCTGTTTATGGGAGTTAGTTCTCCCTCTTTTTTGCTTCTTGCCCACCTCCCTGCTCTTGCCCTCTGCTTTAAGGGATCTGGAGTGTTCCCTAGGGGGTTCTCATGCTCGTCTGACGTTTCTTACCGGAGGACCACAGGATAGAAGCCAAATTATTTTATCTGTGTACACAGAAAGTCCTCCATGAGCTATGGCCCTTATCTGTCACGGTTCCATGAAGATGAGAAACTGATATCTCTGTGCTTTTGTACatactattctttttttccagAATACCATTAAATTTCGTAGGTATCTTGTTAAATCatttcctctgcctccctccctccctccctcttttttccttccttccttccttccttccttccttccttccttccttccttccttccttccttccttccttccttccttccttccttctttctttctttctttctttctttctttctttctttctttctttcttttctttcttattttttccttccatgGACACTGTGTGTGCCCTGCTGGAgaacttttttcccctttaaatatatattttttcatttcagagggagagagagatagaggcatcagtgatgagagaaaatcattgattggctgcctcctgcacaccccactggcgatcgagctggcaacccaggcgtttgcccttgactgaaattgaaccttggacccttcagtctgcaggccaatgctctatccactgagccaaaccaactagggcactTCCTCTGTTTAAAAACTCAATatagatgtctcctttttctagGAAAGTTTTCTTTTAggcatatgttttttaaaaaaatatattttattgattttttttttacagagaggaagggaaaggaatacagagttagaaacatcaatgagagagaaacatcaatcagctgcctcctgcacacccccaactagggatgtgactgcaaccaaggtacatgcccttgatcggaattgaacctgggacccttcagtccacaagccaacgctctatcccagtgatggggaaccttttgagctcggcgtgccagcattttgaaaaaccctaacttaactctggtgccgtgtcacatatagaaattttttgatatttgcaaccatagtaaaacaaagatttatatttttgatatttattttatatatttaaaagccagttaacaaagaaaaatcaaccaaaaaaatgagttcgtgtgtcacctctgactcgcgtgtcataggttcgccatcactgctctatccactgagccaaatcggttaggacTTTTAGGCATATTTTTATCATGATTCCTCTACTCCATCATATTCTCTATTCTTTGTTACCTGTGTTCCTGTAACATTTTGCAGTTACTTTGTTGTAGTAATTGCTGTATTTTACtctatttgcttttttgtttagTCCCCCTTGCTCCAACACAAACTTAGAATCACTCAATacattttgttgaatgaatgatggagtaaagtaaaaaatatttcaacatcGACCTAGTTTTGATTGATCCATTTGGTTGGGCTTTTACATCAATTTTATTTGTACAAAATATACAAATGAGCAATACAGATAGCATGGTTAAGAGAGTCGTACTCCAAAGTATcttaggaaatattttattaaatgtttgtccTTATGAGCAGATAATgagatttgttgatgatttcaTTATATATCACAAATCTCTATTTTTGTCtaaatatttcagtgtttttctttgtggtgtcacttttttctctttgtcatttctaTTTGGATGCTGGCCTTAGACACCCTCTACCCTAAACATAACTTAATTCATTTCTTAAACTTGATCTGGACTTTTCCATTCGTGTTTTTTATATCACTACTTTGTAAGTTACTTAGGTTTCCCtgcagcatctttttaaaaataattatttatttatttttcaacttatttttattgttgaaactattacacaTGTCCTTCATTCCCCCCACACCCTTTTGCTCACCTTCTCCCagccttctcccttccctgtccttcaccacactgttgtctgtgaccaggagctatgcatatatgttctttgactaatctcTTTACCTTCTTTTATCTAGCCCTCCTGCCATACTCTCCTTTGACATTGCTTCAGGCTGTTCCCATGCTCCATgccctggttctattttgttcattagattacacatataagtgagatcagatggtatttgtcttactctaactggcttatttcaatttgcataaaaatctccaggtccatgcatgctgttgcaaaaggtaatatgttcttcctcccccccccccccaagacatCTTCCACTTTATagaatgggaaactgaggcagggaggtggggtgtgtgtggcaaGGATCATGGTATATAGAAGGTGGCAAGGGGGCCTCTGAGCTGGGGATCATGCCTCAGGTGGGAGGCTGAGGCCAGGCAGGTGTGGTCTGGGttagggagctggggagggggtgggggctagCATGGGCAGGGCGGGCACAGAGAACGTGAGCTTCTCAGTCTGGAGGAAGGCAATGAATGTCCTTCTCGTAGTAGGCGGCCTCATTGATGAACACGGGGTACACAGTGGACTCCCCTTCATAGAGCACGTCCTTGCTGCTGAACATCCGGAAGATGGGTGCTCCAGGCCGCAGTGGCTCAAAGTCTTGGTCCTGCAGCTGAGAATGCACGTTGCCTGCCAGGTCCCCGGCCTCCGTGCGTGGGAAGTCCACGCTGCTCACTTTTCTATACACTTCCATCTCAAAGGCAGGAAATGCGGTGCCCTGGCTGAAGAGCTGGATGAAGTCCAGGGCTGCGGCCACCAAGGCCCTCATCCTGACGAGAAGGTCAGCCCGCAGCACTCCCTGAGGCTGggggcccagctccaggcccagtcCACTCTTGGCCATGGAGTTGACGCTGTAACTCTCTTCTCCGGGCAACTGGTGCAGGAAGACCCGGCAGGGCAGCTCCGGGCTCTGCAGCTGTAGGTGGCGGCACAGATGCATCGCAAAGACGCTGTGGGCGGATTCCGCCATGAGGCAGGTGCCCATGCTGGCCGTGGTGTTGTGCAGGTCCAGGACGAAGTCAAAGGCCTGGCCCGAGG encodes:
- the LOC132214503 gene encoding N-acyl-aromatic-L-amino acid amidohydrolase (carboxylate-forming)-like, encoding MSAVYLAQYWLQAPGELQRPSFSTVPVLANPAATAVCRLYVDCDLNCAFTSAFLTARVHPDDPYEVTRAQELNQLLGPKASGQAFDFVLDLHNTTASMGTCLMAESAHSVFAMHLCRHLQLQSPELPCRVFLHQLPGEESYSVNSMAKSGLGLELGPQPQGVLRADLLVRMRALVAAALDFIQLFSQGTAFPAFEMEVYRKVSSVDFPRTEAGDLAGNVHSQLQDQDFEPLRPGAPIFRMFSSKDVLYEGESTVYPVFINEAAYYEKDIHCLPPD